A region of Solibacillus isronensis DNA encodes the following proteins:
- a CDS encoding aminotransferase class I/II-fold pyridoxal phosphate-dependent enzyme: MTNRIETALVHGAIREGYADKKGAVNVPMYLSSTFHQESIDEFGEYDYARSGNPTRAALEKAIAELEGGNRGFAFATGMAAVSACFMILSAGDHIVITEDVYGGTYRFVTKVLPRYGITHTFVDFTDTEAVKAAVRPETKLIYMETPSNPTLGITDIRGVVEIAKQYGALTFLDNTFMTPLHQKPLELGVDVVIHSATKFLSGHSDIVAGLVVTKDEVLGNEIYFVQNSFGSVLGVQDCYTLIQNMKTTAVRFNEESRVAMRIAQFLHAHPLVEKVYYPGLPTHPGFEIHAAQATSAGAVLSFSLPNYEIAKAFVEAMKIPVFAVSLGGVESILSYPAKMSHAAMEPEERAKRGITDGLLRFSVGLENEDDLIEDFTQALEIANNI; encoded by the coding sequence ATGACAAACCGCATTGAAACAGCATTAGTTCATGGCGCGATCCGTGAAGGCTATGCCGATAAAAAAGGTGCAGTAAACGTACCGATGTATTTATCATCGACTTTCCATCAGGAATCGATCGATGAATTTGGCGAATACGATTATGCTCGTTCGGGAAACCCGACACGTGCGGCATTGGAAAAAGCGATTGCCGAACTTGAAGGCGGTAATCGAGGGTTTGCATTTGCCACAGGTATGGCAGCTGTATCTGCTTGCTTTATGATTTTATCTGCAGGCGACCATATCGTTATTACCGAAGATGTTTATGGTGGGACGTACCGTTTCGTTACAAAAGTATTGCCGCGCTATGGTATTACCCATACATTTGTTGACTTTACCGATACTGAAGCAGTAAAAGCAGCTGTACGTCCGGAAACAAAATTAATTTATATGGAAACACCTTCGAATCCTACATTAGGAATCACAGATATTCGTGGTGTAGTTGAAATTGCAAAACAATACGGTGCACTTACGTTTTTAGACAATACATTCATGACACCACTGCATCAAAAACCGCTTGAATTAGGTGTTGATGTTGTTATTCATTCAGCTACGAAATTTTTATCAGGGCATTCCGATATAGTAGCTGGCCTTGTAGTAACAAAAGATGAAGTACTGGGCAATGAAATTTATTTTGTTCAAAATTCATTCGGTTCTGTTCTCGGTGTACAGGATTGCTACACACTAATTCAAAACATGAAGACGACGGCAGTACGTTTTAACGAGGAATCACGTGTTGCAATGCGCATCGCACAATTTTTACATGCACATCCGTTAGTGGAAAAAGTATATTATCCTGGCCTCCCTACTCACCCAGGATTTGAAATTCATGCTGCACAGGCAACTTCAGCAGGTGCGGTATTATCGTTTAGTTTACCGAATTATGAGATTGCAAAAGCTTTTGTGGAAGCGATGAAAATTCCGGTATTTGCGGTTAGTCTTGGCGGTGTTGAATCGATCTTATCGTACCCTGCCAAAATGAGTCATGCAGCGATGGAACCTGAAGAACGTGCAAAACGCGGAATTACTGATGGTTTGCTGCGCTTTTCAGTCGGTTTGGAAAATGAAGATGATCTGATTGAAGACTTTACACAGGCATTGGAAATTGCCAATAACATATAA
- a CDS encoding DUF4362 domain-containing protein, whose product MKKLLATGLLLFLAGCQNNEQAGTIEQQEKDPVQTDRVIDHNGQVENLELLHQFLKDTDENKQTSLEMTRYTIEGAPIYWKVEFEEGQYNIVVDNREDNFGSKNIENYKCDKLSKDVTGSLTDYNFESCEGGYEINLLSVISE is encoded by the coding sequence ATGAAAAAACTACTTGCAACAGGATTATTGCTTTTCTTGGCAGGATGTCAAAACAACGAACAAGCCGGGACAATTGAACAACAGGAAAAAGATCCTGTACAAACTGATCGTGTCATTGATCACAATGGTCAGGTAGAGAATTTGGAGTTATTGCATCAGTTTTTAAAAGATACCGATGAAAATAAACAAACGTCATTGGAGATGACGCGCTATACGATTGAGGGGGCGCCAATTTACTGGAAAGTTGAATTTGAAGAAGGGCAATATAATATCGTAGTCGATAACCGGGAAGATAATTTTGGAAGTAAAAATATTGAAAATTATAAATGTGATAAATTAAGTAAAGATGTTACGGGTTCTTTAACTGATTATAATTTTGAATCATGTGAAGGTGGCTATGAAATCAACTTATTATCGGTAATAAGTGAATAA
- a CDS encoding ring-cleaving dioxygenase, protein MYTIPGHHHISMITKNAQQNNKFYRDILGLRRVKVTVNQDDTAMYHLFYGDKTGSPGTELSFFEIPLVGRTHRGTNAITKIGLIVPSVDSLQYWAKRLDEFAVKHDGITSFAGRPALLFEDEEGLRLALIAAPNTRVGHWETYEKSPVPVEHQIQGMGTVEITVKNKGKLVRTLTEIFGYELKTQNETSALLQSINDEMFGEIYIVEQDGPSEKPGRGSIHHLAIRVKNEEELAYWDEQVKARGFLSSGIVDRFYFKSLYFRESNGILFEIATDGPGFLRDGDVDSLGEQLDLPDFLEQQREEITAKLKPIL, encoded by the coding sequence ATGTATACAATTCCAGGACATCATCATATTTCGATGATTACGAAGAATGCCCAACAAAACAACAAATTTTACCGTGATATTTTAGGATTACGCCGTGTTAAAGTGACGGTCAATCAGGATGATACAGCAATGTACCACCTCTTTTATGGTGATAAAACAGGCAGTCCGGGTACAGAGCTTTCATTTTTCGAGATTCCTTTAGTTGGACGCACTCACCGAGGCACAAATGCCATTACAAAAATCGGTTTGATCGTACCAAGCGTCGATAGCCTGCAGTATTGGGCAAAACGTCTGGATGAGTTTGCCGTTAAACATGATGGCATTACATCGTTTGCCGGTCGCCCTGCCCTCCTTTTTGAAGATGAGGAAGGTTTACGTTTGGCACTTATAGCTGCACCAAATACGAGAGTGGGACATTGGGAGACATATGAAAAATCCCCGGTTCCGGTCGAACATCAAATACAAGGGATGGGCACTGTTGAAATAACCGTGAAAAATAAAGGAAAACTGGTTCGAACATTAACAGAAATCTTTGGATATGAATTGAAAACTCAAAATGAAACGTCTGCCCTCCTCCAATCGATCAATGATGAAATGTTTGGGGAAATATACATTGTCGAACAGGACGGACCATCGGAAAAACCTGGCCGCGGCAGCATTCACCATTTGGCTATCCGCGTGAAAAATGAGGAAGAACTGGCGTATTGGGATGAGCAAGTAAAAGCACGAGGTTTTTTGTCCTCGGGTATTGTCGACCGCTTCTATTTTAAAAGCCTATATTTCCGTGAATCCAATGGCATCTTGTTTGAAATTGCGACAGATGGACCCGGCTTTTTACGCGATGGTGATGTGGACTCGCTCGGTGAACAATTGGATTTACCGGATTTTTTAGAACAACAGCGTGAAGAAATTACAGCAAAATTGAAGCCTATTTTATAA
- a CDS encoding LLM class flavin-dependent oxidoreductase, producing the protein MEQYRINEKNGMEFGLYTLGDHIPNSLTGSRISAQQRLQEIIEASQLAEQAGIDVFAVGESHQQYFTTQAHSVVLGAIAQATKSIKLASSATVLSVADPVRVYEDFATIDLISNGRAEIVAGRGSRVGAHELFGVSLRDYEEIFEEKLALLKQLNDNSVVNYNGKFRPALKDAHILPQPLNGSIPIWRAVGGPPGSAIKAGYMGIPMMLTTLGGPSINFKASVDAYREAADRSGFDATSLPIATTSLFYVAETEKEAVDGMHPHLSGGFQAIRGQGYPRWQVEQAPQVEDALMVGSPNQIIEKMLYQYELFGMQRFMAQIDFGGVPFDKVMKNIELIGNEIIPAIKKYTAR; encoded by the coding sequence ATGGAACAATATCGAATCAATGAAAAAAATGGGATGGAGTTTGGACTATATACGTTAGGTGACCATATTCCGAATTCTTTAACAGGGTCACGCATTTCTGCCCAGCAGCGCCTTCAGGAAATCATCGAAGCGAGCCAATTGGCAGAACAGGCAGGAATTGATGTATTTGCAGTCGGCGAAAGTCATCAGCAATATTTCACAACCCAGGCTCATTCAGTCGTCCTTGGTGCAATTGCACAGGCAACGAAAAGCATTAAACTGGCAAGCTCTGCCACGGTGTTAAGCGTTGCGGATCCAGTCCGTGTTTACGAGGATTTTGCGACAATCGATTTAATTTCCAATGGCCGTGCAGAAATCGTTGCAGGACGAGGCTCCCGGGTTGGCGCACATGAACTGTTCGGGGTTAGTCTACGTGACTATGAGGAAATTTTTGAGGAAAAACTCGCCCTGTTAAAACAGTTGAATGACAATTCGGTAGTAAATTATAATGGGAAATTTCGTCCAGCTTTAAAGGATGCACATATTTTACCTCAGCCGTTAAATGGTTCGATTCCGATTTGGCGGGCTGTTGGCGGTCCTCCCGGAAGTGCGATTAAAGCCGGTTATATGGGTATTCCAATGATGCTGACAACTTTAGGTGGACCTTCGATAAACTTTAAAGCTTCAGTTGATGCATACCGCGAAGCAGCAGATCGCAGTGGTTTTGATGCAACGTCTTTACCGATTGCAACAACGAGTCTGTTTTATGTTGCGGAAACGGAAAAAGAAGCGGTTGATGGGATGCATCCGCATTTAAGCGGCGGGTTCCAGGCGATTCGAGGTCAAGGCTATCCGCGCTGGCAGGTGGAACAGGCACCGCAAGTGGAAGATGCACTCATGGTTGGCAGTCCGAACCAAATTATCGAAAAGATGCTGTACCAATACGAATTGTTTGGCATGCAGCGCTTCATGGCCCAAATCGATTTTGGCGGTGTGCCTTTTGATAAAGTAATGAAAAATATCGAACTGATCGGTAATGAAATCATCCCGGCGATTAAAAAATATACAGCGAGATAA
- a CDS encoding 3-hydroxyacyl-CoA dehydrogenase, whose amino-acid sequence MNYKKVTIAGSGVLGSQIAFQSAFFGFEVSVYDINEEAITKAKQRMATLKTTYGQYFQDVDRAEKASGSLQYYTDLAEATKDADIVIEAVPERIEIKQKFYENLGKVAPEKTVFASNSSTLLPSQFAEFTGRPEKFLALHFANSIWQNNTAEVMGHPGTDMQYVEQVADFARNIGMIPFVLKKEQPGYILNSLLVPFLSAAMELWVKDIADPQTIDKNWMVSTGSPRGPFAIYDIVGMETPYNLNLMRAEHDPAAKLVAEKIKHEMIDQGKMGVSTGEGFYKYPNPAYMDPDFLKSN is encoded by the coding sequence ATGAATTATAAAAAGGTTACAATTGCAGGAAGCGGTGTTTTAGGTAGTCAAATTGCATTCCAATCCGCATTTTTCGGATTTGAAGTAAGTGTTTATGATATTAATGAGGAGGCAATTACTAAGGCAAAACAGCGTATGGCTACATTAAAAACAACATATGGCCAATATTTTCAAGACGTTGACCGTGCTGAAAAAGCGTCCGGCAGTCTTCAGTATTACACTGATTTAGCAGAAGCAACAAAAGATGCAGATATTGTAATCGAAGCAGTGCCGGAACGAATAGAAATCAAACAGAAATTTTATGAAAACCTGGGGAAAGTGGCACCTGAAAAAACAGTCTTTGCTTCCAATTCCTCAACATTATTACCAAGCCAATTTGCTGAGTTTACTGGCCGTCCGGAAAAGTTCCTGGCATTACACTTTGCGAATTCTATTTGGCAAAACAATACGGCGGAAGTAATGGGACATCCCGGAACAGATATGCAGTATGTTGAACAAGTGGCAGATTTTGCACGTAATATCGGCATGATTCCGTTTGTGCTGAAAAAAGAGCAGCCTGGTTATATTCTTAATTCATTATTAGTACCGTTTTTATCTGCGGCAATGGAGCTTTGGGTGAAAGATATTGCAGATCCGCAAACAATCGATAAAAACTGGATGGTTTCAACAGGATCGCCACGCGGACCATTTGCAATATACGATATCGTAGGAATGGAAACACCATATAATTTAAACTTAATGCGCGCAGAGCACGATCCGGCAGCAAAATTAGTCGCAGAAAAAATTAAACACGAAATGATTGATCAAGGTAAAATGGGCGTTTCAACAGGCGAAGGTTTCTACAAATACCCAAATCCTGCCTATATGGATCCTGATTTTTTAAAATCGAATTAA
- the ssuE gene encoding NADPH-dependent FMN reductase, which yields MTKAILINGGNSVASRLTGVQQSIESLLEQQGISYETIQVHQLPAEDLITANYASEAIAEEIVKVGAADIVFFLTPIYKGSYTGILKTFIDLLPQKGLENKIVVPVAIGGSIAHLLALEYSLKPVLSILGATTISSPIYIVDSQVTKTDNGFTLEEAAKERIEKVWESVAPKSKVTV from the coding sequence ATGACAAAAGCGATTTTAATTAATGGTGGAAACAGTGTGGCATCCCGATTAACAGGCGTTCAGCAATCAATTGAATCATTGCTAGAGCAACAGGGCATTTCGTATGAAACAATTCAGGTTCATCAGTTGCCTGCAGAAGATTTAATTACTGCAAACTATGCAAGTGAAGCAATTGCTGAAGAAATTGTCAAAGTAGGGGCGGCCGATATTGTATTTTTCCTGACACCGATCTATAAAGGTTCCTATACAGGCATTTTGAAAACATTCATCGATTTACTGCCGCAAAAAGGACTGGAAAACAAAATTGTCGTACCAGTTGCTATCGGCGGGTCAATCGCACACTTATTGGCACTGGAATATTCATTGAAGCCGGTACTATCGATTCTAGGGGCGACAACAATTTCAAGTCCAATTTATATCGTTGATTCACAAGTAACAAAAACTGACAATGGCTTTACATTGGAAGAAGCAGCGAAAGAACGCATCGAAAAGGTGTGGGAAAGTGTTGCACCCAAAAGTAAAGTAACTGTATAA
- a CDS encoding LLM class flavin-dependent oxidoreductase: MTKKQMKLGVFLMGTGHHIASWRHPDAQADASENVEFFKEVAVKAEQGKLDMLFLSDGLSFNELSHPAEQVRFEPLTLLSVLSTVTKNIGLTATASTTYNEPFHIARKFSSLDHLSGGRAAWNIVTSYYSAEASNFNQDKHLDHSLRYERADEFVEVVKGLWDSYEDDALARNKQTGEYITKGKLHTLNHKGEYYAVRGPLNSSRPPQGRPVLVQAGSSESGTTLAAQQADVIFTAQQTLEDAQQFYKKLKDKAVAAGRDRDDIKIMPGVSIYVAETKEKAYAKYEELQQLITPEIGLDFLADYLGVDLSQHDLDGPLPKDIPPTNGNRSRQQLIIELAERENLTIRELYLRIAGSRGHRIIFGSPSEIADQLIEWVDQEAADGFNLMPPYFPGGFTDFIDLVIPELQKRGVFRTEYEGKTLRENLGLKQVPSRYTLQNI, translated from the coding sequence ATGACGAAAAAACAAATGAAATTAGGCGTCTTTTTAATGGGTACAGGGCATCATATCGCTTCATGGCGTCATCCGGATGCACAGGCTGACGCAAGCGAGAATGTCGAGTTTTTTAAAGAGGTTGCTGTAAAAGCGGAGCAAGGGAAATTAGATATGCTGTTTTTAAGTGATGGTTTATCCTTTAATGAGCTTTCACACCCGGCAGAACAAGTTCGCTTTGAACCACTTACATTACTAAGTGTCTTATCAACAGTGACTAAAAATATCGGTTTAACAGCTACTGCCTCAACAACATACAATGAGCCATTTCATATCGCGCGTAAGTTTTCATCGCTTGACCATTTAAGCGGCGGACGTGCTGCATGGAATATTGTAACTAGTTACTATTCGGCAGAAGCGAGCAACTTTAACCAGGATAAGCATCTGGATCATTCTTTACGCTATGAACGGGCAGATGAATTTGTCGAAGTAGTAAAAGGATTATGGGATTCTTATGAAGATGATGCATTGGCACGCAATAAACAGACGGGTGAATATATTACAAAAGGCAAGCTGCACACTTTAAACCATAAAGGTGAGTATTACGCAGTACGCGGCCCGTTAAATTCATCTCGTCCTCCTCAAGGAAGACCGGTTTTAGTGCAGGCTGGATCATCGGAATCAGGTACAACACTTGCGGCACAACAAGCGGATGTTATCTTTACAGCACAGCAAACGCTTGAAGACGCACAACAATTTTATAAAAAATTGAAAGACAAGGCAGTTGCTGCAGGACGTGACCGCGATGATATTAAAATCATGCCGGGTGTATCGATTTACGTGGCGGAAACAAAAGAAAAGGCCTATGCCAAATATGAGGAACTGCAACAGCTGATTACACCGGAAATTGGTCTGGACTTTTTAGCAGACTATTTAGGTGTTGATCTGTCACAACATGACTTGGATGGCCCATTGCCGAAAGACATTCCTCCGACAAACGGTAACCGTAGCCGTCAGCAGCTGATTATCGAACTGGCGGAACGTGAAAATCTGACTATTCGTGAGCTATATTTACGTATTGCCGGTTCACGTGGTCATCGCATTATTTTTGGTTCACCTAGTGAAATAGCCGATCAGTTAATAGAATGGGTAGATCAGGAAGCTGCAGATGGCTTTAACTTAATGCCTCCGTATTTCCCGGGTGGCTTTACCGATTTTATTGATTTAGTTATTCCGGAGCTTCAAAAGCGCGGGGTATTCCGTACAGAATATGAAGGTAAGACACTACGTGAAAATTTAGGGCTAAAACAAGTCCCATCCCGTTATACTTTACAAAATATTTAG